The following coding sequences are from one Arachis hypogaea cultivar Tifrunner chromosome 7, arahy.Tifrunner.gnm2.J5K5, whole genome shotgun sequence window:
- the LOC114924292 gene encoding disease resistance protein At4g27190: protein MDFVSSFAASISRDLVCGAVDELRYPCCFHDLVEGLEHEDKMLVDTKKRVQEHVHHQKRQLKKTDELMHKWLNQANNLSNDVDNLLTETRTNKIYCFGKCPNLFWRYRLGKKLVKNKGDVKKCIGEGSKYMQFERLASLPGLRYFSPERCLKFESTQSAYDQLMQALNDDTVNMVGMYGMPGCGKTTLAMEVGRKAKEEGLFGEVVFVPVSSVVEIQRIQEKIASWLQFDFPQKEEIQRAQCLDKFIGENHENVLLILDDVWHRLDFEAIGIPSFKNHRGCKVLITTRSEAVCSLNDCQKKIRLKTIELEEAWKLFQTQAQITEDTSNALKKLAQEISDKCEGLLVAIVAIANTLKGKGEADWKVASDNLKRCKPVIIEGGLQNPYKILRVSYDNLDPVEQSLFLLCSVFPEDFEIPVEDLIRIAIGVGLVEEVVTFEGARNKVIVAKDKLLSFSLLLDAVGVNCVKMHDLVRDVARWIARNDGKAIECVMENNANLVDSTPIRYLWCKQFPVELDCSSIEFLCIKTDTEVSEGIFKGIASLRVLILCWEGHQRREFSTMSLKSLTDLHSLFLSGWELFDISFVGDMKKLESLTLHNCSLPELIDVLVTQVQT, encoded by the coding sequence ATGGATTTTGTTAGCAGCTTTGCCGCTTCAATTTCAAGAGACTTGGTCTGTGGAGCAGTAGACGAATTACGCTATCCTTGCTGCTTCCACGACCTTGTTGAGGGCCTTGAACATGAAGACAAAATGCTTGTGGACACAAAAAAGCGTGTCCAAGAACATGTTCATCACCAAAAGCGGCAACTGAAAAAGACTGATGAACTAATGCACAAATGGCTCAACCAAGCTAACAACCTCTCAAATGATGTGGATAATTTACTCACAGAAACAAGGACAAACAAGATTTATTGTTTCGGGAAGTGTCCTAATTTGTTTTGGCGATATCGCTTGGGGAAGAAgttagtaaagaacaaaggggacGTTAAAAAGTGTATTGGAGAAGGTAGCAAGTATATGCAGTTTGAACGGCTTGCTTCGCTTCCAGGCTTGAGATACTTTTCTCCTGAAAGATGTTTGAAGTTTGAGAGCACCCAATCTGCTTATGATCAACTCATGCAGGCACTAAATGATGACACTGTTAACATGGTCGGCATGTATGGGATGCCAGGATGTGGTAAAACCACATTGGCAATGGAAGTTGGGAGAAAGGCAAAAGAAGAGGGGCTTTTTGGGGAAGTAGTCTTTGTTCCTGTGTCTAGTGTTGTGGAAAttcaaagaatccaagaaaaaattGCAAGTTGGCTACAGTTTGATTTTCCTCAAAAAGAGGAAATTCAAAGAGCACAATGCTTGGACAAGTTCATCGGAGAAAATCATGAGAATGTTCTTTTGATTTTGGATGATGTATGGCATAGGCTTGATTTTGAAGCCATAGGAATTCCCTCCTTTAAGAACCACAGGGGATGCAAAGTTCTCATCACCACACGGTCTGAAGCAGTTTGTTCTCTGAATGATTGCCAAAAGAAGATCCGATTAAAGACCATAGAACTTGAAGAAGCGTGGAAACTTTTCCAAACTCAAGCACAGATAACTGAAGACACTTCTAATGCCTTGAAGAAATTGGCACAAGAAATTTCAGATAAATGTGAAGGACTGCTTGTGGCAATAGTAGCTATAGCTAACACTTTGAAAGGCAAGGGTGAAGCAGATTGGAAGGTTGCGTCAGATAATCTTAAAAGATGTAAGCCTGTGATCATTGAGGGAGGTTTGCAAAATCCTTATAAGATTCTGCGTGTCAGCTATGATAACTTGGACCCTGTAGAACAGTCACTTTTCTTGTTATGTTCTGTATTCCCTGAAGACTTTGAAATTCCAGTTGAAGATTTAATCAGAATTGCAATAGGGGTGGGCCTAGTTGAAGAAGTTGTCACATTTGAAGGGGCAAGAAACAAAGTAATTGTAGCTAAGGATAAGCTTTTAAGTTTCAGCTTATTGTTAGATGCTGTTGGAGTAAACTGTGTCAAAATGCATGACTTAGTTCGCGATGTAGCCCGTTGGATTGCACGCAATGATGGTAAGGCAATTGAGTGTGTCATGGAAAACAATGCAAACTTGGTGGATAGCACTCCGATAAGATATCTGTGGTGCAAGCAATTTCCAGTAGAGTTGGACTGTTCTAGTATTGAATTTTTATGCATAAAAACAGATACGGAAGTATCAGAAGGAATTTTCAAAGGAATTGCAAGTCTCAGAGTTTTGATTCTTTGCTGGGAAGGCCATCAGAGAAGAGAATTCTCAACCATGTCCCTCAAATCACTGACAGACCTTCATTCTCTATTCCTAAGTGGGTGGGAATTATTTGACATCTCGTTTGTGGGAGATATGAAAAAACTTGAAAGTCTTACATTGCATAATTGTTCTCTCCCTGAATTAATTGATGTTCTAGTCACACAAGTACAAACCTGA
- the LOC112701758 gene encoding uncharacterized protein: protein MFGTAVRFLAKKSKPKMGPIAMKTPPEQRNTITAVLYDIVKENGPITVSNTWERVKEVGLKDLTSKNHMKIMLRWMRERQKLRLVCNHVGAHKQFLYTTWFTDPAAATKPTPSSLPSKQKPSPS, encoded by the exons atgtttGGGACGGCAGTGAGATTCTTAGCTAAGAAATCGAAGCCGAAGATGGGACCTATTGCGATGAAGACACCGCCGGAGCAGAGGAACACCATCACCGCCGTCCTCTACGATATCGTCAAGGAGAATGGTCCAATCACTGTATCCAACACCTGGGAGCGTGTCAAG GAAGTAGGGTTGAAAGATTTAACGAGCAAGAATCACATGAAGATAATGCTAAGATGGATGAGGGAGAGGCAGAAGCTTCGTCTTGTTTGTAACCATGTTGGTGCACACAAGCAGTTCCTATACACGACTTGGTTTACAGATCCTGCTGCTGCTACTAAGCCAACACCATCATCTCTTCCTTCAAAGCAAAAGCCCTCTCCAAGTtag